A stretch of the Gracilinanus agilis isolate LMUSP501 chromosome 4, AgileGrace, whole genome shotgun sequence genome encodes the following:
- the LOC123244912 gene encoding olfactory receptor 2B2-like isoform X2, with the protein MWTSNQSSLEGFVLLGFSDRPWLEKPLFGIFLVAYIFALFGNISIILVSRLDPQLDSPMYFFVSNLSLLDLCYTTSTVPQMLVNLWGPEKTISYGGCIAQLYIFLALGSTECILLAIMAFDRYAAICKPLHYPVIMNQRRCVHMAAGTWFSGFANSLVQSTLTVVAPRCGRKIVDHFFCEVPALLKLACIDTHVNEAELNVLGALLLLVPLALILGTYGFIAQAVMKIRSAESRWKAFNTCASHLLVVSMFYFTAISMYVQPPSSYSHDRGKVMALFYGIVTPTLNPFIYTLRNKDVKAALRRIIKHIFSSKN; encoded by the coding sequence ATGTGGACCAGCAACCAGAGCTCCTTGGAAGGCTTTGTTCTCCTGGGTTTTTCTGATCGCCCTTGGCTAGAGAAACCACTATTTGGAATCTTTCTAGTGGCTTATATATTTGCCCTTTTTGGCAACATCTCCATAATCCTTGTCTCTCGCCTAGACCCACAGCTTGACAGCCCAATGTACTTCTTTGTCTCCAACCTTTCCTTATTGGATCTCTGCTATACTACCAGCACTGTCCCACAGATGCTTGTTAACCTCTGGGGCCCAGAGAAAACCATAAGCTATGGTGGTTGTATTGCTCAGCTCTATATTTTCTTGGCCTTAGGTTCAACTGAATGTATTCTATTGGCCATTATGGCCTTTGACCGTTATGCTGCCATTTGCAAACCCCTCCACTACCCGGTCATCATGAATCAGAGACGTTGTGTACACATGGCAGCTGGGACATGGTTTAGTGGTTTTGCTAATTCCCTGGTCCAGTCAACACTCACCGTGGTAGCTCCAAGATGTGGCAGGAAAATTGTGGACCACTTCTTCTGTGAGGTGCCTGCCCTGCTAAAATTAGCCTGCATCGACACCCATGTAAATGAGGCTGAACTCAATGTACTTGGCGCCCTACTTCTCTTGGTGCCCCTTGCTCTTATTCTGGGTACCTATGGCTTCATTGCACAAGCAGTGATGAAAATCCGTTCAGCTGAGAGCCGCTGGAAGGCCTTTAATACTTGTGCCTCCCACCTACTCGTAGTTTCCATGTTCTACTTCACAGCCATTAGTATGTATGTCCAGCCCCCCTCTAGCTACTCCCATGACCGGGGTAAGGTGATGGCCCTCTTCTATGGGATTGTCACCCCTACCCTCAACCCTTTCATTTATACTTTGAGGAACAAGGATGTCAAGGCTGCCCTACGGAGG
- the LOC123244912 gene encoding olfactory receptor 2B6-like isoform X1, with the protein MWTSNQSSLEGFVLLGFSDRPWLEKPLFGIFLVAYIFALFGNISIILVSRLDPQLDSPMYFFVSNLSLLDLCYTTSTVPQMLVNLWGPEKTISYGGCIAQLYIFLALGSTECILLAIMAFDRYAAICKPLHYPVIMNQRRCVHMAAGTWFSGFANSLVQSTLTVVAPRCGRKIVDHFFCEVPALLKLACIDTHVNEAELNVLGALLLLVPLALILGTYGFIAQAVMKIRSAESRWKAFNTCASHLLVVSMFYFTAISMYVQPPSSYSHDRGKVMALFYGIVTPTLNPFIYTLRNKDVKAALRRALTKEFWIKAR; encoded by the coding sequence ATGTGGACCAGCAACCAGAGCTCCTTGGAAGGCTTTGTTCTCCTGGGTTTTTCTGATCGCCCTTGGCTAGAGAAACCACTATTTGGAATCTTTCTAGTGGCTTATATATTTGCCCTTTTTGGCAACATCTCCATAATCCTTGTCTCTCGCCTAGACCCACAGCTTGACAGCCCAATGTACTTCTTTGTCTCCAACCTTTCCTTATTGGATCTCTGCTATACTACCAGCACTGTCCCACAGATGCTTGTTAACCTCTGGGGCCCAGAGAAAACCATAAGCTATGGTGGTTGTATTGCTCAGCTCTATATTTTCTTGGCCTTAGGTTCAACTGAATGTATTCTATTGGCCATTATGGCCTTTGACCGTTATGCTGCCATTTGCAAACCCCTCCACTACCCGGTCATCATGAATCAGAGACGTTGTGTACACATGGCAGCTGGGACATGGTTTAGTGGTTTTGCTAATTCCCTGGTCCAGTCAACACTCACCGTGGTAGCTCCAAGATGTGGCAGGAAAATTGTGGACCACTTCTTCTGTGAGGTGCCTGCCCTGCTAAAATTAGCCTGCATCGACACCCATGTAAATGAGGCTGAACTCAATGTACTTGGCGCCCTACTTCTCTTGGTGCCCCTTGCTCTTATTCTGGGTACCTATGGCTTCATTGCACAAGCAGTGATGAAAATCCGTTCAGCTGAGAGCCGCTGGAAGGCCTTTAATACTTGTGCCTCCCACCTACTCGTAGTTTCCATGTTCTACTTCACAGCCATTAGTATGTATGTCCAGCCCCCCTCTAGCTACTCCCATGACCGGGGTAAGGTGATGGCCCTCTTCTATGGGATTGTCACCCCTACCCTCAACCCTTTCATTTATACTTTGAGGAACAAGGATGTCAAGGCTGCCCTACGGAGGGCACTGACCAAGGAGTTTTGGATCAAGGCAAGGTAA